In a genomic window of Styela clava chromosome 7, kaStyClav1.hap1.2, whole genome shotgun sequence:
- the LOC120327535 gene encoding uncharacterized protein LOC120327535 has product MANRDYIISSKCNNLKRTSDQFNAYMDTVEKKLCCMCGAGTKWTGDCNSTDPTSTVCKSCHFNPDDTRDRFYIDYEPHDRTECFRQKVSSCVQPKILMEGSTKEEAKCVCPAHMIEKHRQCIEVRSTKSPAEREATIKPKLITRITQSVTDSSDYKTSSGAKKLRTNASKGKFSTPNSPKHIMEPTTKQTFFLPDSITTNYGQTTNSFVTNDSNQHIKPSVNPGMPDWGKGLLAAGLIGFVISVVIFIIWRIKRCQGTRKNNGKSSRESTPDNSRADLLGVRIESEPRTYDDGVVSTDNHTYEGTPETNNKAFPFNREYSRVREYSIQHDVAEEQVLQNVDDLNIQAFNNYHDEFTPSECKKFALDLAKKWGSSIDRHQVKPVFRSLFKTNHDNIIDAKEKEYTSDIPEFVYQLMMKVQQNLGRVLNPRYILNRLNAVDPQPGNLIDITQDALNNWQPEYV; this is encoded by the exons ATGGCAAACCGAGAT TATATTATATCTTCAAAATGCAACAATTTGAAGAGAACAAGTGACCAATTCAATGCATATATGGATACTGTTGAAAAAAAGTTATGCTGTATGTGTGGTGCTGGAACAAAGTGGACAGGAGATTGCAA TTCGACTGATCCGACATCTACTGTCTGCAAGTCATGCCATTTCAATCCCGATGATACGAGAGACAGGTTTTATATCGATTATGAACCTCATGATCGAACAGAATGTTTTCGCCAGAAAGTATCTTCTTGTGTACAACCCAAGATACTGATGGAAGGATCTACGAAGGAAGAAGCTAA GTGCGTCTGTCCAGCTCATATGATTGAAAAACATCGACAATGTATTGAAGTCAGAAGCACAAAAAGCCCAGCTGAAAGAGAAGCAACAATAAAGCCAAAGCTTATCACAAGAATAACCCAAAGTGTTACTGACAGTTCAGATTACAAAACATCATCTGGAGCAAAAAAACTTCGAACAA ATGCATCAAAAGGGAAATTTAGTACACCTAACTCACCTAAGCACATTATGGAACCAACGacaaaacaaacttttttcttACCAG ATAGTATAACCACAAACTATGGACAAACAACAAATAGCTTTGTCACAAATGATTCAAATCAACACATCAAACCATCAGTCAATCCGG GAATGCCAGACTGGGGAAAAGGACTGCTGGCTGCAGGTCTCATTGGTTTTGTAATATCAGTTGTGATATTTATAATTTGGAGAATAAAAAGATGCCAAG GAACTCGCAAAAACAATGGAAAAAGTTCTCGGGAATCAACA CCCGATAATTCAAGAGCTGATTTACTAGGCGTAAGAATAGAGAGTGAACCTAGAACATATGATGACGGTGTCGTTAGTACAGACAATCACACTTATGAAGGAACTCCTGAGACAAACAATAAAGCTTTCCCCTTTAATAG agAATACTCTAGAGTCAGAGAATACTCCATACAGCATGATGTAGCGGAAGAACAG GTTTTACAGAATGTAGATGATTTGAATATTCAAGCATTCAATAATTACCATGATGAATTTACTCCAAGTGAATGTAAAAAGTTTG CATTAGATTTAGCAAAGAAGTGGGGAAGTTCTATTGACAGACACCAAGTGAAACCTGTTTTCCGGTCGCTGTTTAAGACAAATCATGACAATATTATTGATGCTAAAGAAAAAGAGTATACAA GTGACATTCCTGAATTTGTTTATCAATTAATGATGAAAGTTCAACAAAACTTGGGTCGAGTTCTCAATCCTCGATATATTTTAAACAGACTGAATGCAGTAGATCCTCAGCCTGGTAATTTGATTGATATTACTCAAGATGCTCTCAATAATTGGCAGCCAGAATATGTGtga